Proteins encoded together in one Coffea arabica cultivar ET-39 chromosome 2c, Coffea Arabica ET-39 HiFi, whole genome shotgun sequence window:
- the LOC140035721 gene encoding uncharacterized protein, with the protein MNKLCEKFHFKQYKSSMYYAAANGLAEAFNKTLCNLLKKIVNKSRKDWHLRIGEALWAYRTTFRTPTQATPYALVYGVEAALPLECQIPSLRIAIQEGLSEEDNVRLRLEELEALDEKRLETQQRIECYQARLSKAFYYAVGC; encoded by the exons ATGAACAAGCTTTGCgaaaagtttcatttcaaacaatACAAGTCGTCCATGTACTATGCTGCTGCAAATGGACTCGCTGAAGCATTCAACAAGACCTTATGTAATCTGTTGAAGAAAATCGTGAATAAATCGAGAAAGGATTGGCATCTGCGAATTGGAGAAGCACTTTGGGCATACCGAACTACTTTTCGAACTCCCACGCAAGCGACCCCATACGCGCTTGTTTATGGTGTTGAAGCTGCTCTTCCACTTGAGTGTCAAATACCTTCGCTAAGAATTGCGATTCAAGAAGGGCTCAGTGAAGAAGATAATGTTCGTCTTCGCCTTGAAGAGTTAGAAGCACTCGACGAAAAGAGATTGGAAACTCAGCAACGGATTGAGTGCTATCAGGCTCGCCTTTCAAAAGCattct ATTATGCAGTTGGATGTTGA
- the LOC140035722 gene encoding uncharacterized protein produces MAKPVLSDRLARWYLQFQQFEIIYVPAKAVKGQILADFLADHPIPAEWELTDELPDEEVFMVESPWSMYFDGAAHRDGAGAGVVFYTPEADVLPYSFTLTRRCSNNVAEYQALILGLETAVDMKQLHLRVYGDSKLVVNQLLGIYDVKKSELIPYYKYARQLMGYLDSVTIEHIPRNFNQQADSLARVASMITLPSHRNQISICQNWVIPPLFDEEDDGEGENTYHIFVHEIEKEDWRHLIIDYLNHGKLPEDPKKRVDIRRRAPRFIYYKGTLYRRSFDGVFLRCLGEDEAMQAMEEAHSGICGAHQSGPKLHFRIKRMGYYWPIMVKDCIDFARRCQACQLHGNFIHQPPEPFHPTVASWPFDAWGLDIVGPLLKSSGGHIFILVATDYFSKWVEVVPLKEVKRRM; encoded by the coding sequence ATGGCAAAACCTGTATTGTCTGATCGGCTCGCGAGATGGTACCTCCAGTTTCAACAATTCGAAATTATTTATGTACCTGCAAAGGCTGTCAAAGGACAAATATTGGCAGATTTTTTAGCCGATCATCCCATACCTGCCGAGTGGGAGTTGACTGATGAACTCCCCGATGAAGAAGTGTTTATGGTTGAATCCCCGTGGTCAATGTATTTCGATGGAGCTGCTCACCGTGATGGAGCTGGTGCGGGAGTTGTCTTTTATACTCCTGAAGCAGATGTATTGCCGTACTCCTTCACTTTAACACGCCGATGTTCAAATAATGTGGCCGAATATCAGGCGTTGATTCTTGGTCTTGAAACGGCTGTAGACATGAAGCAGTTGCATCTTAGAGTCTATGGTGATTCAAAATTGGTGGTAAATCAACTTCTTGGTATTTATGATGTCAAGAAATCTGAATTGATCCCATATTATAAGTATGCAAGACAACTCATGGGATATTTGGATAGTGTCACTATAGAACATATCCCTAGAAATTTCAACCAACAAGCTGACTCTTTGGCAAGGGTGGCGTCTATGATCACTCTACCTTCTCATCGAAATCAAATTTCAATATGTCAAAATTGGGTCATACCTCCGTTgtttgatgaagaagatgatggcGAGGGAGAAAATacttatcatatttttgtccaTGAGATCGAAAAGGAGGATTGGCGTCACCTCATCATTGATTACCTTAATCATGGGAAGTTACCAGAAGATCCTAAGAAAAGGGTTGATATACGTCGTCGAGCACCACGTTTCATTTACTACAAAGGGACGCTTTACCGAAGGTCATTCGATGGGGTGTTTCTACGATgtcttggagaagatgaggccaTGCAAGCAATGGAGGAGGCTCACTCTGGGATATGCGGTGCTCACCAGTCTGGCCCGAAATTACACTTTCGCATTAAAAGAATGGGATACTACTGGCCAATAATGGTAAAGGATTGCATCGACTTTGCTAGAAGATGTCAAGCATGTCAACTCCATGGCAATTTCATCCATCAACCTCCGGAACCATTCCACCCAACTGTGGCTTCTTGGCCGTTCGATGCTTGGGGTTTGGATATAGTTGGACCACTTTTAAAGTCTTCTGGTGGACACATTTTCATTTTGGTGGCGACAGATTATTTTTCAAAGTGGGTTGAAGTGGTCCCTCTAAAAGAGGTCAAAAGGAGAATGTAG